One genomic region from Pyrobaculum islandicum DSM 4184 encodes:
- a CDS encoding 3-isopropylmalate dehydratase small subunit, which translates to MKIRGRAIVYGDKIDTDVIIPAKYLVYTDPNILGQHAMEPIDPEFPKKAKGAILVAGRAFGMGSSREQAAIALKGAGVLAVVAESFARIFFRNAINIGLPVLQVPEITKKVKEGEELEVDIENGYCINLATGEKIEGKPIRGLPLAILKAGGLTNYLKSLR; encoded by the coding sequence ATGAAGATCAGAGGTAGGGCGATAGTCTACGGCGATAAGATAGATACAGATGTCATAATACCTGCCAAATACCTAGTCTATACAGACCCGAACATTCTAGGTCAACACGCAATGGAACCCATAGACCCCGAGTTTCCAAAAAAGGCAAAGGGGGCTATTCTCGTCGCCGGACGCGCCTTCGGCATGGGCTCTTCTAGAGAGCAGGCGGCAATTGCATTAAAAGGCGCCGGGGTGTTGGCGGTAGTAGCCGAAAGTTTTGCACGTATATTTTTTAGAAACGCCATCAATATTGGACTGCCAGTGTTACAAGTGCCAGAGATTACTAAAAAGGTAAAAGAGGGGGAGGAGCTTGAGGTAGATATAGAAAATGGATATTGTATAAATTTAGCAACGGGAGAAAAAATTGAGGGTAAACCTATAAGAGGGCTTCCTCTTGCTATTTTAAAAGCGGGCGGATTAACTAACTATTTAAAATCGCTTAGATAA
- a CDS encoding homocitrate synthase family protein, with protein sequence MHYHDGRLYIIHKAYIGVDFRAYGFGARVIKIFDTTLRDGEQMPGVALSNEEKLQIALALDEAGVDMIEAGFAAVSKDEQIAIRQIAKEVYRADVVSLARMSKSDVDAAVSADVDMVHVFIATSDIHLKYKLGISREEALRRVEEVVSYAKSYGVKVLFSAEDATRSDLEFLARVYKTAIEAGADEINVPDTVGIMTPSRMAYLIRFLRERLPPVPMHIHCHDDFGMAVANTITAIENGADVAQVVVNNFGERAGNAALEEVVAALHFLLGMRTNVKLEKLYELSQLVSKLFGVPVPPNKAVVGENAFSHEAGIHVHGVLNNPFTYEPMRPEDVGNKRRIVLGKHSGRHAVEWALKNMGINPSEDLVEYVLNTVKELAVKKVKIDESILKEIVTTYITAKSRRYAI encoded by the coding sequence ATGCATTATCACGACGGGCGGTTATATATAATACACAAAGCTTATATAGGTGTAGATTTTAGAGCTTATGGCTTCGGGGCTCGTGTAATTAAAATCTTTGATACTACTCTGCGCGATGGTGAACAAATGCCTGGCGTCGCTCTGTCTAATGAAGAAAAATTACAGATCGCCCTAGCTCTAGACGAAGCTGGCGTAGATATGATAGAGGCCGGGTTTGCGGCTGTGTCAAAAGACGAGCAGATAGCCATTAGGCAGATCGCAAAAGAGGTCTATAGAGCCGATGTTGTTAGCTTAGCTAGAATGTCGAAATCTGACGTAGATGCGGCAGTATCAGCTGATGTAGATATGGTACATGTATTTATAGCGACATCAGATATACATTTAAAATATAAACTTGGCATATCAAGAGAGGAGGCTCTACGTAGAGTAGAGGAGGTTGTATCTTATGCAAAATCATATGGTGTGAAAGTTTTATTCAGCGCTGAGGATGCCACTAGAAGCGACCTAGAGTTTTTAGCTAGAGTATATAAGACAGCTATTGAAGCAGGCGCAGACGAGATAAACGTCCCAGATACAGTTGGCATAATGACGCCAAGCCGTATGGCATATTTAATACGTTTCCTCAGGGAGAGACTTCCCCCGGTGCCTATGCATATACATTGTCACGACGACTTTGGCATGGCTGTTGCAAATACAATTACGGCGATAGAAAACGGTGCTGACGTAGCTCAAGTCGTTGTTAATAACTTTGGCGAAAGAGCCGGTAATGCGGCTTTAGAAGAGGTCGTGGCGGCGTTACATTTTCTACTTGGCATGAGGACAAATGTAAAACTGGAAAAGCTCTACGAGCTTTCTCAGCTAGTTTCAAAACTATTTGGCGTGCCAGTGCCTCCAAACAAAGCTGTTGTTGGGGAAAACGCCTTTAGCCACGAGGCGGGTATACATGTACACGGCGTGTTAAACAACCCGTTTACATACGAGCCGATGAGACCCGAAGACGTTGGAAACAAGAGGAGGATTGTTTTAGGTAAACACTCTGGGAGACATGCAGTTGAGTGGGCATTGAAAAACATGGGGATTAACCCAAGTGAAGACTTAGTGGAGTACGTCCTCAACACAGTAAAGGAGCTTGCAGTTAAAAAGGTGAAAATTGACGAGAGTATACTTAAAGAAATTGTCACTACTTATATAACTGCAAAATCCAGGAGATATGCCATATAA
- a CDS encoding isocitrate/isopropylmalate dehydrogenase family protein, whose product MPYKVLVIPGDGIGPEVVEAALHVINAAAAKYGVDLEIKIAEAGDVALRKYGVAMPPETLKLADSADVIFKGPIGESAYDVTSLIRMRYVLYANIRPVKNLPGVPVVKEIDCVFVRENVEDVYVGAEYKIGDVAIALKVITGVGTRRVARVARRYAEMRKRKVTIVHKANVLRVVDGFFRDVALEELRGLEVDQMYVDAAAMELVRNPLRFDVVLTTNQYGDILTDLAAQVAGGIGLAPSGNIGDTKAMFEPVHGAAFDIAGKGIANPIATILSAAMMFEWIGRGDVAQAIRRAVEISLEKNIKTPDIGGRNTTIEVGKFIASAI is encoded by the coding sequence ATGCCATATAAGGTACTGGTAATTCCAGGCGATGGGATAGGCCCGGAGGTTGTAGAAGCCGCGCTTCATGTAATTAATGCAGCGGCGGCTAAATACGGGGTAGATCTAGAGATAAAAATCGCCGAGGCCGGAGACGTAGCGTTGAGGAAATACGGCGTTGCGATGCCTCCCGAAACGTTAAAACTAGCCGATTCAGCCGACGTGATTTTTAAAGGGCCAATTGGGGAGTCTGCCTACGATGTCACATCGCTTATTAGGATGAGGTATGTTCTCTACGCCAACATAAGGCCTGTGAAAAACCTCCCTGGAGTCCCTGTAGTAAAGGAGATCGACTGTGTCTTTGTTCGAGAAAACGTAGAGGACGTATACGTAGGCGCAGAGTATAAAATAGGCGACGTCGCCATAGCTCTGAAGGTAATTACTGGCGTGGGCACTAGACGTGTGGCTAGAGTCGCCAGGCGCTATGCAGAGATGAGAAAACGTAAAGTTACTATTGTCCACAAGGCAAATGTGTTGAGAGTCGTAGATGGATTCTTTAGAGATGTAGCTCTGGAGGAACTGAGAGGGCTTGAGGTAGACCAGATGTATGTTGATGCGGCGGCCATGGAGTTGGTAAGAAACCCCCTCCGCTTCGATGTAGTATTAACTACAAATCAATATGGCGACATTCTGACAGATCTTGCGGCACAAGTTGCCGGAGGCATCGGCCTGGCGCCAAGCGGCAATATTGGGGATACAAAAGCTATGTTTGAACCTGTCCACGGCGCCGCTTTTGATATAGCTGGCAAAGGTATAGCAAATCCGATAGCTACAATACTCTCTGCCGCTATGATGTTTGAATGGATTGGTAGGGGAGACGTGGCACAAGCCATAAGGAGGGCAGTTGAGATAAGCCTAGAGAAAAATATCAAGACGCCAGACATAGGCGGGAGAAATACGACAATTGAAGTTGGGAAGTTTATTGCGTCAGCTATATAG
- a CDS encoding Glu/Leu/Phe/Val family dehydrogenase, whose translation MERTGFLEYVLNYVKKGVELGGFPEDFYKILSRPRRVLIVNIPVRLDGGGFEVFEGYRVQHCDVLGPYKGGVRFHPEVTLADDVALAILMTLKNSLAGLPYGGAKGAVRVDPKKLSQRELEELSRGYARAIAPLIGDVVDIPAPDVGTNAQIMAWMVDEYSKIKGYNVPGVFTSKPPELWGNPVREYATGFGVAVATREMAKKLWGGIEGKTVAIQGMGNVGRWTAYWLEKMGAKVIAVSDINGVAYRKEGLNVELIQKNKGLTGPALVELFTTKDNAEFVKNPDAIFKLDVDIFVPAAIENVIRGDNAGLVKARLVVEGANGPTTPEAERILYERGVVVVPDILANAGGVIMSYLEWVENLQWYIWDEEETRKRLENIMVNNVERVYKRWQREKGWTMRDAAIVTALERIYNAMKIRGWI comes from the coding sequence ATGGAGAGGACAGGGTTTTTAGAGTATGTGCTTAACTATGTAAAAAAAGGCGTAGAATTAGGCGGATTTCCCGAAGATTTCTATAAAATCTTGTCTAGGCCTAGGCGTGTTTTGATTGTTAATATTCCTGTGAGGTTGGATGGTGGTGGTTTTGAGGTGTTTGAGGGTTATCGTGTGCAGCATTGTGATGTTCTCGGCCCGTATAAGGGTGGGGTTCGTTTTCATCCTGAGGTTACTCTTGCCGACGACGTCGCCTTGGCTATTTTAATGACGTTGAAAAATAGCCTAGCTGGCTTGCCGTATGGCGGCGCTAAAGGCGCAGTACGTGTAGACCCTAAGAAACTCTCGCAGAGAGAACTTGAAGAGCTCTCTAGAGGATATGCCAGAGCCATAGCCCCCCTCATAGGCGACGTAGTCGACATCCCAGCGCCTGACGTTGGGACAAACGCCCAAATCATGGCGTGGATGGTAGACGAATATTCAAAAATAAAGGGCTACAACGTGCCCGGGGTATTCACCTCAAAACCACCAGAGCTATGGGGAAACCCAGTGAGAGAATACGCCACAGGCTTTGGAGTAGCAGTAGCGACAAGAGAAATGGCAAAAAAACTATGGGGCGGAATAGAAGGAAAAACAGTAGCGATACAGGGTATGGGTAATGTGGGGAGGTGGACAGCGTATTGGCTAGAAAAAATGGGCGCTAAGGTGATAGCTGTGTCTGATATAAATGGCGTAGCTTATAGAAAGGAGGGACTTAATGTTGAATTGATACAAAAAAACAAGGGACTTACAGGGCCTGCTCTCGTAGAACTGTTTACGACAAAAGACAATGCCGAATTTGTTAAAAACCCAGATGCCATATTTAAACTAGACGTCGACATTTTCGTCCCCGCCGCTATTGAGAATGTCATTAGGGGTGATAATGCTGGGCTTGTGAAGGCTAGGCTTGTTGTTGAGGGTGCTAATGGCCCTACTACTCCTGAGGCTGAGAGGATTTTGTATGAGAGGGGGGTTGTCGTAGTTCCTGATATCCTCGCCAACGCCGGCGGCGTGATTATGTCGTATTTAGAGTGGGTGGAGAATCTCCAGTGGTATATCTGGGACGAGGAGGAGACTAGAAAGAGACTTGAAAACATAATGGTAAACAACGTCGAGAGAGTATACAAGAGATGGCAGAGAGAAAAAGGATGGACAATGAGAGACGCAGCAATAGTAACCGCATTAGAAAGAATATACAACGCCATGAAAATAAGAGGGTGGATCTAA
- a CDS encoding putative metallopeptidase: MYRIVDIETDIRNVVEKYRLGHLLKAKIAVVYNSSSRSKAVARIWGLGKIFQIAYGLEPAYVIELLPAFTTLTCREKVRAIAHELAHIPSTGNGTTRPHNTAFWRDYKTYSALFKCSDFPSLQRGKA; encoded by the coding sequence ATGTACCGCATAGTCGATATAGAGACCGACATTAGAAATGTTGTAGAAAAATACAGACTCGGCCATTTACTCAAGGCTAAAATCGCCGTTGTGTATAACTCAAGTTCAAGATCTAAGGCAGTCGCAAGGATATGGGGACTTGGCAAAATTTTTCAAATTGCATATGGGCTGGAGCCGGCTTACGTTATAGAGCTTCTGCCAGCCTTTACCACTTTGACATGTAGAGAGAAGGTCAGAGCGATTGCCCACGAGCTTGCACATATCCCATCTACAGGTAACGGCACGACAAGGCCGCACAACACTGCCTTTTGGAGAGATTACAAAACTTATTCCGCCTTATTTAAATGCTCCGACTTCCCCTCTCTCCAGAGAGGGAAAGCTTGA
- a CDS encoding amino acid ABC transporter permease: MALEHYIEALAYVVGGVPTTLSLALLSFVIGLVLGSILLLIRFFLPKPLPWLASAYVEAFRGTPLLVQIFIIYFGVGGYLKDYGINIDPFTAGVIALGLNSAAYQAEIFRSAVQAIPLEQYLTAEAYAFTKTQTFRYIILPQALRIAIPALMNELVLLIKDSSLVAVIGVTPPDIFRRADYYAASKFAYFEAYLAAATIYFIICYTMVKISHYIERKYAIPGYLRRGII; this comes from the coding sequence ATGGCTTTAGAACACTATATAGAGGCCCTAGCCTATGTGGTGGGGGGTGTGCCCACTACGCTTTCTCTGGCGTTGCTCTCTTTTGTCATAGGGCTCGTCCTCGGCTCTATACTCCTTCTTATTAGATTCTTCTTGCCCAAGCCTCTTCCATGGCTTGCATCAGCTTACGTCGAGGCGTTTAGAGGTACGCCGCTTCTCGTTCAAATTTTCATTATATATTTCGGCGTGGGAGGTTATCTAAAAGACTACGGCATAAATATAGACCCCTTTACAGCCGGCGTAATTGCCCTCGGCTTAAATAGCGCGGCGTATCAAGCCGAGATCTTCCGCTCGGCTGTTCAAGCCATACCGCTGGAGCAGTATCTAACTGCAGAGGCATACGCGTTTACAAAAACTCAGACTTTCCGCTATATTATACTCCCCCAGGCGCTTAGGATAGCAATTCCAGCGCTTATGAACGAGCTTGTGTTGTTGATTAAAGATTCTTCTCTTGTAGCTGTCATTGGCGTTACGCCGCCAGATATATTTAGAAGAGCTGATTACTACGCCGCCTCTAAATTTGCTTATTTCGAGGCTTATTTAGCCGCTGCAACGATATATTTCATAATTTGTTACACTATGGTGAAGATAAGTCATTATATCGAGCGTAAGTATGCAATACCTGGGTATTTAAGAAGAGGCATAATATAG
- a CDS encoding amino acid ABC transporter ATP-binding protein, protein MAVVSVRNLHVAYGTLEVVKGVDLDVAQGEKVVIMGPSGSGKSTFLRSLIWLVKPRQGRILIDGVEVRQETLREVRKRVGFVFQHYNLFPHLKVVDNIVLPLVKVHKLPYKEAVARAREALSLVGLEDKANAYPLQLSGGQQQRVAIARALAKNPKVLMLDEPTSALDPELVEEVLQVLEDIARRGTTMLIVTHEVDFALDVADRVVFFEGGKIVEEGPVEILYNPRTERFRQFLRRLHKRVT, encoded by the coding sequence ATGGCTGTTGTGTCTGTTAGAAATCTCCACGTGGCTTATGGAACACTTGAGGTTGTGAAAGGGGTGGATCTCGACGTGGCCCAGGGGGAGAAGGTTGTAATTATGGGCCCCTCAGGCTCTGGAAAATCGACATTCCTAAGATCACTCATTTGGTTAGTTAAGCCGAGACAGGGCCGCATATTAATAGACGGGGTTGAAGTAAGGCAAGAGACACTTAGAGAAGTGCGGAAGAGAGTTGGCTTTGTTTTTCAACACTACAACTTATTTCCACATCTCAAGGTGGTAGACAATATAGTACTTCCTCTCGTCAAAGTCCATAAATTGCCGTATAAAGAGGCTGTGGCAAGAGCTAGAGAGGCGCTTAGCCTAGTTGGCCTAGAGGATAAGGCCAACGCCTACCCGTTGCAACTCTCTGGAGGCCAACAACAGAGAGTGGCTATCGCTAGAGCTCTAGCAAAAAACCCAAAGGTGCTTATGCTCGACGAGCCTACCTCTGCCCTTGATCCGGAGTTAGTCGAGGAGGTTCTACAAGTGTTAGAGGACATAGCGCGTCGCGGCACGACCATGTTGATAGTGACTCATGAGGTAGACTTTGCACTAGATGTAGCAGATAGAGTGGTCTTTTTCGAAGGCGGGAAGATAGTAGAGGAGGGGCCTGTAGAGATACTCTACAACCCCAGGACAGAGCGCTTTCGCCAATTTCTTAGGAGATTACATAAACGCGTGACGTGA
- a CDS encoding molybdopterin-dependent oxidoreductase yields MIACTRDCFDTCIFRPVYRGGKLEKLVPIDEFPTLGFTCARGVADVKRLSSPKRIKRPVLRGERQQIEVSWSRALEELALRIRETHPEEVLHIDYDGNQGLLTWYYPARLFNALGAASTDYSICSAEGSEAIKLHWGRSYGAMPEELGRRPVVFWALDAATSFIHGWALAKRARNATAAVDVVWTATMKNVDLPVLVKPGTDVVLALGIAREIILRGEYDRDFVDRYTYGFDKFVKYVETYTPEYVEAETGVRRETLFRLVEFYLRRPVTVIGFAIGRTENGGEAARAISLIHALLGDPAGFYYSNSGAWGIDFAYLRGLHMAKPGRVVNMGLLGSWIDDFDIIYVWNANPVLTLPQGNRLAEAAARGDVFLAVHTPFIDETAEAAHLVLPAPTYLEKDDVVYSYWHNYLVYNTAVAEPPGEARRETWVVAKLAELLGLAEHPLMREDPWEAVDKAIRGAGVTLKELKERGYVKLRAPDYYNFSTATGKVEFYSVTAERRGLSPLPQYKKPQDALVLTFPPNPLYTNSQFRDIYGEPPPRVYMNPRDYVGDCVVLYNEQGEVVLEASPDPSVPPGVVVYRGIGKDLRGVPINAVARGEPGLYGGTPKLYTTYVNVRPCERSN; encoded by the coding sequence GTGATTGCTTGTACTCGTGATTGTTTCGATACTTGCATCTTTAGGCCAGTCTATAGAGGGGGAAAACTAGAGAAGTTAGTTCCAATTGACGAATTTCCAACTCTCGGCTTTACTTGTGCCAGAGGCGTAGCCGACGTAAAAAGATTGAGCTCGCCGAAGAGGATAAAAAGGCCGGTGTTGAGAGGAGAGCGGCAACAGATCGAGGTGAGTTGGAGCCGGGCCCTGGAAGAGTTGGCGTTGAGGATTAGGGAGACGCATCCAGAGGAGGTTCTCCATATCGACTACGATGGCAATCAAGGGCTCTTGACGTGGTATTATCCAGCTCGCCTCTTTAACGCGTTGGGCGCCGCCTCGACAGACTACTCAATATGTAGCGCAGAGGGGAGCGAGGCGATAAAGCTCCACTGGGGGAGGTCCTACGGCGCGATGCCAGAAGAGTTGGGGAGAAGGCCCGTGGTGTTTTGGGCCCTCGACGCGGCGACCTCCTTTATACACGGGTGGGCTCTCGCGAAGAGGGCTAGAAACGCCACGGCGGCTGTAGACGTCGTATGGACAGCGACAATGAAAAACGTAGATCTGCCTGTCTTGGTTAAACCTGGGACAGACGTGGTTCTAGCGCTTGGAATCGCTAGAGAGATCATATTGCGTGGGGAATACGACAGAGACTTCGTCGATAGGTACACCTATGGATTTGACAAGTTTGTAAAATACGTAGAGACTTACACTCCCGAGTATGTTGAAGCGGAGACCGGCGTTAGGCGCGAAACTCTCTTCCGTCTAGTCGAGTTCTACCTCAGGAGGCCGGTGACCGTAATAGGGTTTGCCATCGGGAGGACGGAAAACGGAGGCGAGGCGGCACGGGCTATATCCCTAATACACGCGTTACTGGGAGACCCAGCGGGTTTCTACTACTCAAACTCGGGGGCTTGGGGGATAGACTTCGCCTATCTGAGAGGGCTCCACATGGCTAAGCCAGGCCGAGTGGTAAACATGGGTCTCTTGGGCAGTTGGATCGACGACTTTGACATCATCTATGTCTGGAACGCAAACCCCGTCCTCACCCTGCCACAGGGTAATAGGCTGGCGGAGGCAGCCGCCAGAGGCGACGTATTTCTCGCGGTTCACACGCCTTTTATAGACGAGACAGCTGAGGCGGCGCACTTAGTTCTGCCGGCTCCCACCTACCTGGAGAAAGACGACGTGGTATACAGCTACTGGCACAACTATCTCGTCTATAACACAGCGGTGGCAGAGCCGCCGGGGGAGGCCCGACGCGAGACGTGGGTAGTGGCGAAGCTCGCCGAGCTTCTGGGCCTAGCGGAGCACCCGTTGATGCGGGAAGACCCCTGGGAGGCAGTTGATAAAGCCATAAGGGGGGCCGGCGTTACGTTAAAGGAGCTAAAGGAGCGGGGTTATGTAAAGCTGAGGGCGCCTGACTACTACAATTTCTCCACAGCTACAGGCAAGGTGGAGTTCTATAGCGTTACGGCGGAGAGACGCGGTCTATCGCCATTGCCACAATATAAGAAGCCCCAAGACGCTTTAGTGCTCACCTTCCCGCCGAACCCGCTTTACACAAACAGCCAGTTCCGCGACATATACGGCGAGCCGCCGCCCCGCGTATATATGAACCCCAGGGACTACGTCGGAGATTGCGTCGTGCTTTACAATGAACAGGGAGAGGTCGTCCTAGAGGCCTCGCCAGATCCCAGCGTGCCGCCCGGCGTCGTCGTCTACAGAGGCATAGGGAAAGACCTCAGAGGAGTTCCGATAAACGCCGTTGCCAGAGGCGAGCCCGGGCTCTACGGGGGGACGCCGAAGCTCTACACGACGTATGTCAATGTGAGACCGTGCGAAAGGAGTAATTAA
- a CDS encoding TatD family hydrolase codes for MFDNHVHCHEFPREELEKYTKEWTLVCVSDDLATSRRTVELEGAVRCVGIHPWQVDKAEPGDLEAVVRLAEKAEVPCVGEVGLDRRFVPQTFNKQREFFRAFLRLARELDLVVNVHAPDAWADVVEELRRADVDRALIHWYTGPLDLLETIKDLGYYISINPAVVIQKKHQEAAKAADRRIVLLESDGPYEYRGMRLAPPLINKTVEKLAELWELPRDQVVETVESNAKRLWRL; via the coding sequence GTGTTTGACAACCACGTACACTGTCACGAGTTTCCGAGAGAGGAGCTGGAGAAATACACCAAGGAGTGGACCTTAGTCTGTGTCTCAGACGACTTAGCCACTTCGAGGAGGACTGTGGAGCTGGAGGGAGCCGTGCGTTGCGTGGGGATACACCCCTGGCAGGTAGATAAGGCCGAGCCAGGGGATCTAGAGGCCGTAGTCCGTCTTGCCGAAAAGGCGGAGGTGCCCTGCGTAGGCGAGGTGGGGCTAGACAGGAGGTTTGTCCCCCAGACGTTTAACAAACAGCGCGAGTTCTTCAGAGCCTTCCTAAGGCTGGCCAGGGAGCTCGACCTCGTGGTCAACGTCCACGCGCCGGATGCTTGGGCCGACGTGGTGGAGGAGCTTAGGAGAGCCGACGTCGATAGGGCGTTGATACACTGGTACACAGGCCCCCTCGACCTACTGGAGACGATTAAAGACCTGGGCTACTACATCTCCATAAACCCAGCCGTGGTGATCCAGAAGAAGCACCAGGAGGCGGCAAAGGCGGCCGACAGACGGATTGTGTTGCTCGAAAGCGACGGGCCGTATGAGTACCGGGGGATGAGGCTGGCGCCCCCGCTGATAAACAAGACCGTGGAGAAGCTGGCAGAGCTCTGGGAGTTGCCTAGGGATCAAGTGGTGGAGACCGTGGAGTCAAATGCCAAAAGGCTATGGCGTCTGTAG
- a CDS encoding metallophosphoesterase — protein sequence MASVEALVDLLAKVREKTRSLVVEVEGRFTAVGDIHGDYKTLSQIFDEWESPYLFLGDYVDRGDMGLEVVVEVFKLYLEGKAVVLRGNHESPIMNIDGGFLDELCEKIGSKCGAVYKEFKKTFAALPLVAVINKRVMAFHGGIPLRDDMTPVSLEEVRKINGDLITPTDPIAFQILWNDPCLCETYAPSPRGPGAWLFGRKITNEFCVKHDVVALIRGHTFVPTGCATHHGGAIITIFTSTAGPYRKTRPKIAIVGEKVEVYDMATKDPAKCPEDPDVF from the coding sequence ATGGCGTCTGTAGAGGCCCTGGTCGACCTTCTGGCGAAGGTCAGAGAGAAGACGCGGAGTCTTGTGGTTGAGGTGGAAGGCCGCTTCACAGCCGTGGGCGATATCCACGGTGACTACAAAACCCTTAGCCAGATCTTCGACGAGTGGGAAAGTCCCTACCTCTTTTTGGGAGACTACGTAGACAGGGGAGACATGGGGCTAGAGGTTGTCGTCGAGGTGTTTAAGCTATATCTAGAGGGCAAGGCGGTCGTTCTCCGCGGCAATCACGAGTCGCCAATTATGAACATCGACGGCGGCTTTCTAGACGAGTTGTGCGAAAAAATCGGCAGTAAATGCGGCGCAGTCTATAAGGAGTTTAAGAAAACATTTGCCGCCCTTCCTCTTGTCGCTGTGATAAACAAAAGGGTGATGGCGTTTCATGGCGGGATTCCCCTAAGAGACGACATGACTCCTGTATCTCTAGAAGAGGTGAGAAAAATCAACGGCGACCTCATAACGCCAACAGATCCAATAGCTTTTCAAATCCTTTGGAATGACCCATGTCTTTGCGAGACATACGCGCCTAGTCCGCGAGGCCCCGGCGCCTGGCTTTTTGGCAGAAAAATTACCAACGAATTTTGCGTAAAACACGACGTGGTAGCGCTTATCCGAGGTCACACCTTTGTGCCCACCGGCTGTGCAACACACCACGGCGGCGCTATAATAACTATATTTACATCTACAGCAGGTCCCTATCGTAAGACAAGGCCAAAAATTGCAATAGTAGGCGAAAAGGTGGAGGTTTACGACATGGCTACAAAAGACCCCGCCAAGTGCCCAGAGGATCCCGATGTGTTTTAA
- the dcd gene encoding dCTP deaminase: MILANDELKKLISTGRLKVDPLAPDTVRENGLDLRIGGEYAIYAYEGAVVKPCELENARHLFRIVKADEVVIPPRNFVLLTTEEYVKMPDDVVGLANLRSTLARYGLVIPPTVVDAGFEGNITIEVVNESPNTIVLKRGMRFLHLILVKAEGRALYSGTYQGQRGVTPPKGLRGEC, encoded by the coding sequence ATGATACTGGCAAACGACGAGTTAAAAAAACTGATTTCTACAGGCAGACTTAAGGTAGATCCCCTCGCCCCAGATACAGTACGAGAAAACGGCCTCGACTTAAGAATAGGGGGGGAGTACGCCATCTACGCCTACGAGGGCGCCGTAGTTAAGCCGTGTGAACTTGAAAACGCTAGACACCTCTTCCGCATAGTCAAGGCAGACGAGGTGGTGATCCCGCCGCGGAATTTCGTCCTCTTGACGACAGAGGAGTATGTCAAAATGCCCGACGACGTAGTGGGTCTCGCCAACTTGCGCTCTACTCTCGCGCGGTACGGCTTAGTCATACCGCCCACCGTAGTAGACGCAGGCTTTGAGGGCAATATCACCATCGAGGTGGTAAACGAGTCGCCGAACACCATAGTGCTGAAGAGGGGGATGAGGTTCCTCCACTTGATACTCGTCAAGGCGGAGGGCCGCGCCCTCTACTCCGGCACCTACCAGGGACAGCGGGGCGTCACACCGCCTAAGGGACTTAGGGGAGAGTGTTAA
- a CDS encoding MoaD/ThiS family protein, giving the protein MAKVKLAGVLVALAGGKTELEIDGATVRDILRGLASVSQKLYERVVGPDGWPRADIYIAINDVDIRLLSGLSTPVGKEDVVLILAYIHPG; this is encoded by the coding sequence GTGGCTAAGGTGAAGCTCGCGGGTGTTTTAGTAGCGCTAGCTGGGGGAAAGACAGAACTAGAGATAGATGGGGCAACAGTGAGAGACATATTGAGGGGTCTTGCCTCAGTTTCTCAGAAGCTATACGAAAGAGTTGTGGGTCCAGATGGGTGGCCGAGGGCCGATATATATATAGCTATAAACGACGTTGATATTAGACTTCTCTCCGGTCTTTCGACTCCGGTGGGAAAAGAAGATGTTGTGCTTATCCTAGCCTATATACACCCTGGCTAA
- a CDS encoding MGMT family protein codes for MLCVQYGPVVVGWDGEKTHVNPSDCNKWVGLRELVDKIPLEEIDKRLLPLLSIPRGYVTTYKLYAEAIGTSPRHVGWLMATNPLPVILPCHRVVKSDMSLGGYTAGVDIKRALLVYEGALCGGRPCRVVKPKPISTIREAVLQSLGLTDKY; via the coding sequence GTGCTTTGTGTTCAATACGGCCCTGTCGTCGTTGGTTGGGATGGCGAAAAAACTCATGTCAATCCGTCTGATTGCAATAAATGGGTTGGTCTAAGAGAGCTTGTGGATAAAATCCCGCTTGAGGAAATAGACAAAAGACTACTGCCTTTATTAAGCATCCCGAGGGGCTATGTCACAACGTATAAATTATATGCAGAGGCCATAGGCACAAGCCCGCGTCACGTTGGATGGCTAATGGCGACAAACCCGCTCCCTGTTATTCTCCCCTGTCATAGAGTGGTGAAGAGCGATATGTCGCTCGGCGGCTATACCGCCGGCGTAGACATTAAGCGAGCTCTCCTTGTATATGAAGGCGCTTTATGTGGCGGAAGGCCCTGTAGAGTTGTAAAACCCAAGCCTATCTCCACTATACGCGAGGCCGTTCTACAGAGTCTAGGCCTAACAGATAAATATTGA